In Populus alba chromosome 1, ASM523922v2, whole genome shotgun sequence, a single window of DNA contains:
- the LOC118037682 gene encoding phosphatidylinositol/phosphatidylcholine transfer protein SFH13 — translation MSGVEGIVVNDENRERRSDFDNSEDERRRSKIGNFKKKALNASNKLTHSFKKRGKRIIDYGVSSVSIEDVRDAKEESAVHELRQKLLERDLLPPGHDDYHTLLRFLKAREFNIDKTIQMWEEMLNWRKEYGTDSILEDFEFEELEEVLQFYPHGYHGVDKEGRPVYIERLGKAHPSKLMRITTIERYLKYHVQEFERAIQEKFSACSIAAKRRICSTTTILDVQGLGIKNFTRTAATLLGGVTKIDSSYYPETLHRMFIVNAGPGFKKMLWPVAQKFLDAQTIAKIQVLEPRSLPKLLEIIESSQLPDFLGGSCSCSAEGGCLRSSKGPWNDPEILKLVHNAEPIFVTEISRVSNEKQAFDSSIQIHPLKGKSSGRVTAESGSDIDDPSSPFRKKNSTFPCSTPVDEEARASDPSIYYSCDDNFTMAEKTVLRGDYSADQSLKINNLGNIPHEVTSNLDGLFIRWLDFVKEKVGKTSIPNATRTLLSFVTKLFALCRSLPFEYWRRQNNIYPSNLMEHNTDVHSTAAEAMNEEDHVRPCIYRLQRLEKIYEELSKRPAVIPLEKEKMLTESLERIKSAEFDLEKTKTLCSQVLHTTMVKQLEIANLLDNLRESKCHQRRLFC, via the exons ATGTCAG GTGTTGAAGGAATCGTGGTTAATGAtgaaaatagagagagaagatCTGATTTTGACAACTCTGAAGATGAAAGACGACGGTCAAAAATTGgtaatttcaagaaaaaggCTTTGAACGCTTCAAATAAGCTCACCCACTCTTTTaagaaaagagggaaaaggATAATAGATTATGGGGTTTCGTCAGTTTCCATAGAAGATGTAAGGGATGCAAAAGAGGAGAGTGCTGTCCATGAATTGCGCCAAAAGCTTCTTGAAAGAGATTTGTTGCCTCCTGGGCATGATGACTATCATACTTTGTTAAG ATTTTTGAAAGCAAGAGAATTTAACATTGATAAAACAATCCAGATGTGGGAAGAAATGCTTAACTGGAGGAAAGAATACGGGACAGACTCCATTCTAGAG GATTTTGAGTTTGAGGAGCTGGAGGAAGTCTTGCAATTTTACCCTCACGGTTACCATGGAGTTGATAAGGAAGGCCGGCCAGTTTACATTGAGAGGCTTGGGAAAGCTCATCCGAGCAAGCTAATGCGTATCACCACTATAGAACGTTATTTGAAGTACCATGTCCAGGAGTTTGAAAGGGCTATACAGGAAAAATTCTCTGCTTGTTCTATTGCTGCAAAAAGACGGATATGTTCAACTACAACCATTTTGGATGTGCAAGGTTTG GGCATTAAGAATTTTACTCGGACTGCTGCAACTCTCTTGGGTGGCGTGACGAAAATAGATAGCAGTTATTACCCTGAG ACATTGCACCGAATGTTTATTGTCAATGCTGGTCCTGGCTTTAAGAAGATGCTTTGGCCTGTGGCCCAGAAATTTCTGGATGCACAAACCATTGCAAAGATACAG GTTTTGGAGCCCAGGTCCCTGCCTAAGCTACTGGAAATTATTGAATCAAG TCAATTGCCAGACTTCTTGGGGGGTTCTTGCTCTTGTTCGGCTGAAGGAGGATGCCTTAGATCCAGTAAAGGTCCATGGAATGATCCTGAAATATTGAAG CTTGTACATAATGCAGAACCAATATTTGTGACGGAAATCTCCAGAGTGTCTAATGAAAAGCAGGCATTTGACTCGTCTATTCAGATACACCCTCTGAAG GGAAAAAGCAGTGGTAGAGTGACAGCAGAATCAGGGTCAGATATTGATGATCCTTCCTCTccattcagaaaaaaaaattctacattTCCATGCTCGACCCCGGTTGATGAAGAA GCGAGGGCATCGGATCCAAGTATCTACTACAGTTGTGATGATAATTTTACTATGGCTGAGAAAACTGTGCTTAGAGGGGATTATTCTGCGGACCAATCACTTAAAATCAACAATTTGGGGAACATTCCCCATGAAGTGACATCAAACCTGGATG GTTTATTCATCCGTTGGTTGGACTTTGTCAAGGAAAAGGTTGGGAAAACAAGTATCCCAAATGCGACAAGAACCTTGTTATCATTCGTGACCAAGCTATTTGCACTTTGTCGTAGTCTACCATTTGAATATTGGAGAAGGCAGAACAACATTTATCCATCTAATTTGATGGAACATAACACAGATGTCCATTCAACTGCTGCTGAAGCTATGAATGAAGAAGACCATGTCCGTCCATGTATATATCGGCTTCAGAGACTAGAGAAAATATACGAGGAACTTAGCAAAAGGCCTGCTGTAATCCCTTTGGAAAAGGAGAAAATGCTAACAGAGTCTCTGGAGAGGATAAAGTCTGCGGAGTTTGACCTTGAGAAAACAAAGA CGTTGTGCTCACAGGTACTGCATACTACAATGGTAAAGCAACTCGAGATTGCTAACTTGCTAGACAATTTACGGGAGTCTAAATGTCAT CAAAGAAGATTGTTCTGCTGA
- the LOC140954141 gene encoding pentatricopeptide repeat-containing protein At5g66520-like isoform X1, whose amino-acid sequence MASSLTKSPLPMDRNLLLTTSTRTPATIISLRTCHDFQEVKQLHAQFVVSGLLGYHPLCARRLLEAYVTMSQIYYAVSIFERIPSPDVFVYNTMIRGLTMGKFLHDSLLLYKQFLFGYLVPDNFTYTFVLKACSHLKAPFEGKQVHCQIIKAGIVPDTHIHSSLIHMYTNSGSIDDAERVLGEFSEENTLAKNAMISGYLTEGRVDKARKMFDDMAAKDAASWSALITGYTKNGMHTEALALFQDMMVSHILPNEAALVSLLSACGQLGALHQGRWIHAYIDKTRVLMSTKLTTALIDMYAKSGSIECGYGLFQKMACRDVVTWGVMISAFAIYGHASKCFQLFDEMLADGIRPNKVIFVAILSACSHAGCVEEGRQYFSQMENGFGIKPSIEHYGCMVDLLGRAGLLAEAEELILSMPKQPNSIIWGSLLSACRTHNDLKRGTWAFENLMELEPTSGDRYKLAGLMFANAGEKDEAARIKKMIHEKEMETTCGSSFIEVEGAVHEFTVGYTVHNKARDI is encoded by the coding sequence ATGGCCTCTTCTCTAACAAAATCTCCTCTTCCCATGGACAGAAACCTACTTCTCACAACTTCAACTAGAACACCAGCTACCATTATCTCACTTCGAACGTGCCACGACTTCCAGGAAGTGAAACAATTACATGCCCAGTTTGTTGTGTCAGGACTTCTTGGTTATCATCCTTTATGTGCTAGGAGGCTCCTCGAGGCTTATGTTACCATGTCACAGATTTATTATGCCGTTTCGATCTTTGAGAGAATACCTTCTCCTGATGTGTTTGTTTATAACACCATGATTAGAGGCCTAACAATGGGTAAGTTTCTTCATGATTCTTTGTTACTGTATAAACAATTCCTATTTGGGTACCTTGTACCAGACAACTTCACTTACACCTTTGTCCTTAAAGCATGCTCCCATTTGAAAGCTCCTTTTGAAGGTAAACAAGTGCATTGCCAGATAATTAAGGCAGGAATAGTACCAGATACTCATATCCATAGCTCCTTAATTCATATGTACACTAATTCAGGAAGCATAGACGATGCAGAACGTGTTCTTGGAGAATTCTCGGAAGAGAACACACTTGCTAAGAATGCCATGATTTCAGGTTACTTGACCGAGGGTCGTGTAGACAAGGCTAGAAAAATGTTTGATGACATGGCAGCGAAAGATGCAGCATCTTGGAGTGCATTAATAACAGGATATACAAAGAATGGTATGCACACTGAGGCATTAGCTCTTTTTCAAGACATGATGGTTTCACACATCCTGCCAAATGAAGCAGCACTGGTGAGCCTGCTCTCTGCCTGTGGACAATTAGGAGCATTGCATCAGGGAAGATGGATACATGCGTACATTGATAAAACTAGAGTTTTGATGAGCACTAAACTCACTACTGCTCTCATCGATATGTATGCCAAGAGTGGAAGCATTGAGTGTGGCTATGGATTATTTCAGAAAATGGCCTGTAGAGACGTTGTAACTTGGGGAGTTATGATTTCAGCTTTTGCCATCTATGGCCATGCTAGCAAATGTTTTCAACTGTTTGATGAGATGCTTGCTGATGGGATCCGTCCAAATAAAGTCATATTTGTGGCCATACTTTCAGCCTGCTCTCATGCTGGTTGTGTTGAAGAAGGACGACAATATTTCAGTCAAATGGAAAATGGTTTCGGAATAAAACCATCTATTGAGCATTATGGATGCATGGTAGACCTCCTTGGCCGTGCCGGGCTACTGGCAGAAGCAGAAGAACTAATCCTTTCAATGCCAAAACAGCCTAATTCGATCATCTGGGGTTCATTGCTAAGTGCTTGTAGAACTCACAATGACCTCAAGAGAGGGACTTGGGCCTTCGAGAACTTGATGGAGCTTGAGCCGACATCAGGGGACCGGTACAAGTTAGCAGGGCTCATGTTTGCTAATGCAGGCGAGAAGGACGAAGCTGCTAGGATAAAGAAGATGATCcatgaaaaagaaatggagaCAACTTGTGGTTCTAGTTTCATTGAGGTGGAAGGCGCGGTCCATGAGTTCACAGTGGGGTATACAGTTCATAATAAAGCAAGAGATATATGA
- the LOC118037681 gene encoding ubiquitin-conjugating enzyme E2-17 kDa: MASKRINKELKDLQKDPPASCSAGPVADDMFHWQATIMGPADSPFAGGVFLVSIHFPPDYPFKPPKVSFRTKVFHPNINSNGSICLDILKEQWSPALTISKVLLSICSLLTDPNPDDPLVPEIAHMYKTDRFKYETTARSWTQKYAMG, encoded by the exons ATGGCTTCCAAGAGGATCAACAAGGAGTTGAAAGACCTGCAGAAGGACCCTCCTGCTTCATGCAGCGCTG GTCCTGTTGCTGATGATATGTTCCACTGGCAAGCAACAATTATGGGCCCAGCTGACAGCCCATTTGCTGGTGGCGTGTTTCTCGTATCCATTCACTTCCCACCAGATTACCCATTCAAGCCGCCCAAG GTCTCTTTCCGTACAAAGGTTTTCCACCCCAACATCAACAGCAATGGAAGCATTTGTCTTGATATTCTCAAAGAACAGTGGAGCCCTGCTCTTACAATATCCAAG GTTCTTCTGTCCATCTGTTCACTGTTGACTGATCCAAACCCTGATGATCCCCTGGTGCCTGAAATTGCTCACATGTACAAGACAGACAGATTCAAGTATGAAACCACTGCTCGGTCTTGGACCCAGAAATATGCCATGGGCTAG
- the LOC118037683 gene encoding GPI-anchored protein LLG1 codes for MGLDQCCSFVFFIFLLMGLFASPSFASTFISDGVFESHASTGRNLLQTKKACPVNFEFLNYTIITSQCKGPQYTPSLCCGSFKEFACPYADVLNDLTNDCASIMFSYINLYGKYPPGLFANECKEGKLGLACPAPSPSEVAADNNGSQIMRGPILLLMFLAGFLMVFFQLL; via the exons ATGGGGTTGGATCAGTGTTGTTCATTTgtcttcttcatctttctcttGATGGGTCTCTTTGCTTCACCTTCTTTTGCATCTACTTTCATTTCAG ATGGTGTCTTTGAATCTCATGCTTCTACTGGCAGGAATCTACTTCAGACTAAGAAAG CTTGCCCTGTAAACTTTGAGTTTCTGAACTATACAATCATCACAAGCCAATGTAAAGGACCCCAGTATACTCCCAGTCTCTGCTGTGGATCATTTAAGGAGTTTGCCTGTCCTTACGCAGATGTGTTAAATGACTTGACCAATGATTGTGCATCAATCATGTTCAGCTACATTAACCTCTATGGGAAATATCCGCCTGGTCTATTTGCCAATGAATGCAAGGAAGGGAAGCTGGGACTTGCATGCCCTGCACCATCACCATCAGAAGTTGCTGCTGACAATAATGGGAGTCAGATCATGCGTGGTCCGATTCTCCTGCTCATGTTCTTAGCTGGTTTCTTAATGGTGTTCTTTCAATTACTTTGA
- the LOC140954141 gene encoding pentatricopeptide repeat-containing protein At5g48910-like isoform X3, with translation MASSLTKSPLPMDRNLLLTTSTRTPATIISLRTCHDFQEVKQLHAQFVVSGLLGYHPLCARRLLEAYVTMSQIYYAVSIFERIPSPDVFVYNTMIRGLTMGYLTEGRVDKARKMFDDMAAKDAASWSALITGYTKNGMHTEALALFQDMMVSHILPNEAALVSLLSACGQLGALHQGRWIHAYIDKTRVLMSTKLTTALIDMYAKSGSIECGYGLFQKMACRDVVTWGVMISAFAIYGHASKCFQLFDEMLADGIRPNKVIFVAILSACSHAGCVEEGRQYFSQMENGFGIKPSIEHYGCMVDLLGRAGLLAEAEELILSMPKQPNSIIWGSLLSACRTHNDLKRGTWAFENLMELEPTSGDRYKLAGLMFANAGEKDEAARIKKMIHEKEMETTCGSSFIEVEGAVHEFTVGYTVHNKARDI, from the exons ATGGCCTCTTCTCTAACAAAATCTCCTCTTCCCATGGACAGAAACCTACTTCTCACAACTTCAACTAGAACACCAGCTACCATTATCTCACTTCGAACGTGCCACGACTTCCAGGAAGTGAAACAATTACATGCCCAGTTTGTTGTGTCAGGACTTCTTGGTTATCATCCTTTATGTGCTAGGAGGCTCCTCGAGGCTTATGTTACCATGTCACAGATTTATTATGCCGTTTCGATCTTTGAGAGAATACCTTCTCCTGATGTGTTTGTTTATAACACCATGATTAGAGGCCTAACAATGG GTTACTTGACCGAGGGTCGTGTAGACAAGGCTAGAAAAATGTTTGATGACATGGCAGCGAAAGATGCAGCATCTTGGAGTGCATTAATAACAGGATATACAAAGAATGGTATGCACACTGAGGCATTAGCTCTTTTTCAAGACATGATGGTTTCACACATCCTGCCAAATGAAGCAGCACTGGTGAGCCTGCTCTCTGCCTGTGGACAATTAGGAGCATTGCATCAGGGAAGATGGATACATGCGTACATTGATAAAACTAGAGTTTTGATGAGCACTAAACTCACTACTGCTCTCATCGATATGTATGCCAAGAGTGGAAGCATTGAGTGTGGCTATGGATTATTTCAGAAAATGGCCTGTAGAGACGTTGTAACTTGGGGAGTTATGATTTCAGCTTTTGCCATCTATGGCCATGCTAGCAAATGTTTTCAACTGTTTGATGAGATGCTTGCTGATGGGATCCGTCCAAATAAAGTCATATTTGTGGCCATACTTTCAGCCTGCTCTCATGCTGGTTGTGTTGAAGAAGGACGACAATATTTCAGTCAAATGGAAAATGGTTTCGGAATAAAACCATCTATTGAGCATTATGGATGCATGGTAGACCTCCTTGGCCGTGCCGGGCTACTGGCAGAAGCAGAAGAACTAATCCTTTCAATGCCAAAACAGCCTAATTCGATCATCTGGGGTTCATTGCTAAGTGCTTGTAGAACTCACAATGACCTCAAGAGAGGGACTTGGGCCTTCGAGAACTTGATGGAGCTTGAGCCGACATCAGGGGACCGGTACAAGTTAGCAGGGCTCATGTTTGCTAATGCAGGCGAGAAGGACGAAGCTGCTAGGATAAAGAAGATGATCcatgaaaaagaaatggagaCAACTTGTGGTTCTAGTTTCATTGAGGTGGAAGGCGCGGTCCATGAGTTCACAGTGGGGTATACAGTTCATAATAAAGCAAGAGATATATGA
- the LOC118037686 gene encoding actin-related protein 8 isoform X1, translating to MAMLLKKVWELVTNRRSSCPSSHIDSVISPPSYTKSPPPPSSLGAFDRLPIDVVFQIVKLVGPKDAARLSVACKSWRSLISDDRLWIYFLQSYHDTWNSVFFAETNLQKFSSHIEKSSFMRIYRQRVQVPGAVIVDGGSGYYKFGWSKYACPSGRSATFSEFVNIEFPSYFRFRNFFATIYTRMQVKASAQPIVLSLPLRNYDDTESARVSRRQLKEAIYTALFDMDVPAVCAVNQATLALYAAQRTSGIVVNIGFQVTSVVPILHGKVMRTVGVEVVDVGGLKLTEFLREQMQRNNINFRSLYTARTLKEKLCYIAADYEVELSKDTPASLEVPGEGWFTLSKERFTTGEVLFQPHIAGVNTKGLHEAVALCMDHCHAIGFTGDDTWFKTVVLSGGTALLPGLAGRLEKELYGLLPSSISKGIKVISPAYGADTAWFGAKLISNLSTFPESWCVTNKQFRRKPRLNLVW from the exons ATGgcaatgttattaaaaaaagtgtGGGAATTGGTGACGAATAGAAGGAGTTCATGTCCTAGTTCGCACATTGACTCAGTGATAAGTCCACCGAGTTACACaaaatcaccaccaccaccatcatctttGGGAGCTTTTGATCGGCTACCGATTGATGTGGTATTCCAAATAGTGAAATTGGTGGGGCCAAAAGATGCAGCAAGATTGAGTGTAGCATGCAAGTCATGGAGGTCTCTTATATCTGATGATCGTCTATGGATTTATTTTCTCCAAAGTTATCATGATACTTGGAATTCTGTTTTTTTCGCTGAAACCAATTTACA GAAATTCTCTAGTCACATAGAAAAGTCGTCATTCATGCGTATATACAGGCAAAGGGTGCAAGTTCCTGGTGCTGTTATTGTTGATG GTGGTTCTGGCTATTACAAGTTTGGCTGGAGCAAATATGCCTGTCCGTCTGGTCGGTCGGCAACTTTTTCG GAATTTGTCAATATCGAATTTCCATCGTACTTCAGGTTTCGAAACTTTTTTGCTACTATTTATACCAG GATGCAGGTAAAAGCATCTGCACAGCCAATTGTCCTCTCCCTTCCACTTCGCAATTATGATG ATACTGAATCTGCAAGAGTATCTAGAAGGCAGCTAAAAGAAGCAATCTACACAGCTCTGTTTGACATGGATGTTCCAGCTGTTTGTGCTGTTAATCAG GCAACTTTAGCACTGTATGCAGCACAGCGAACTTCAGGAATTGTTGTCAATATTGGTTTTCAAGTCACGTCTGTGGTTCCAA TTTTACATGGCAAAGTAATGCGCACAGTGGGTGTGGAAGTCGTGGATGTTGGAGGATTAAAATTAACAGAATTTCTTAGAGAACAGATGCAGCGGAACAATATTAATTTCCGATCACTGTACACTGCTCGCACATTGAAAGAG AAGCTATGTTATATCGCTGCTGATTATGAAGTTGAGCTATCTAAAGATACACCAGCATCATTGGAAGTCCCTGGAGAAGGATGGTTCACTCTTTCCAAAGAGCGCTTTACAACAGGGGAGGTCTTATTTCAGCCACACATTGCTGGAGT GAACACAAAGGGTTTGCATGAGGCAGTAGCTCTTTGCATGGATCACTGTCATGCTATAGGATTCACTGGAGATGATACCTGGTTCAAGACTGTAGTTTTGTCAGGGGGCACTGCGTTACTGCCTGGACTTGCAG GAAGGTTAGAGAAGGAATTATATGGGCTTCTTCCTTCATCCATTTCAAAAGGAATTAAAGTTATTTCTCCTGCTTATGGCGCAGACACTGCGTGGTTCGGTGCAAAGCTTATCAGCAAT TTGAGCACCTTCCCTGAGTCCTGGTGTGTGACAAACAAGCAATTTCGACGCAAGCCCAGATTAAACCTCGTTTGGTAA
- the LOC140954141 gene encoding putative pentatricopeptide repeat-containing protein At3g28640 isoform X2, translated as MASSLTKSPLPMDRNLLLTTSTRTPATIISLRTCHDFQEVKQLHAQFVVSGLLGYHPLCARRLLEAYVTMSQIYYAVSIFERIPSPDVFVYNTMIRGLTMGSIDDAERVLGEFSEENTLAKNAMISGYLTEGRVDKARKMFDDMAAKDAASWSALITGYTKNGMHTEALALFQDMMVSHILPNEAALVSLLSACGQLGALHQGRWIHAYIDKTRVLMSTKLTTALIDMYAKSGSIECGYGLFQKMACRDVVTWGVMISAFAIYGHASKCFQLFDEMLADGIRPNKVIFVAILSACSHAGCVEEGRQYFSQMENGFGIKPSIEHYGCMVDLLGRAGLLAEAEELILSMPKQPNSIIWGSLLSACRTHNDLKRGTWAFENLMELEPTSGDRYKLAGLMFANAGEKDEAARIKKMIHEKEMETTCGSSFIEVEGAVHEFTVGYTVHNKARDI; from the exons ATGGCCTCTTCTCTAACAAAATCTCCTCTTCCCATGGACAGAAACCTACTTCTCACAACTTCAACTAGAACACCAGCTACCATTATCTCACTTCGAACGTGCCACGACTTCCAGGAAGTGAAACAATTACATGCCCAGTTTGTTGTGTCAGGACTTCTTGGTTATCATCCTTTATGTGCTAGGAGGCTCCTCGAGGCTTATGTTACCATGTCACAGATTTATTATGCCGTTTCGATCTTTGAGAGAATACCTTCTCCTGATGTGTTTGTTTATAACACCATGATTAGAGGCCTAACAATGG GAAGCATAGACGATGCAGAACGTGTTCTTGGAGAATTCTCGGAAGAGAACACACTTGCTAAGAATGCCATGATTTCAGGTTACTTGACCGAGGGTCGTGTAGACAAGGCTAGAAAAATGTTTGATGACATGGCAGCGAAAGATGCAGCATCTTGGAGTGCATTAATAACAGGATATACAAAGAATGGTATGCACACTGAGGCATTAGCTCTTTTTCAAGACATGATGGTTTCACACATCCTGCCAAATGAAGCAGCACTGGTGAGCCTGCTCTCTGCCTGTGGACAATTAGGAGCATTGCATCAGGGAAGATGGATACATGCGTACATTGATAAAACTAGAGTTTTGATGAGCACTAAACTCACTACTGCTCTCATCGATATGTATGCCAAGAGTGGAAGCATTGAGTGTGGCTATGGATTATTTCAGAAAATGGCCTGTAGAGACGTTGTAACTTGGGGAGTTATGATTTCAGCTTTTGCCATCTATGGCCATGCTAGCAAATGTTTTCAACTGTTTGATGAGATGCTTGCTGATGGGATCCGTCCAAATAAAGTCATATTTGTGGCCATACTTTCAGCCTGCTCTCATGCTGGTTGTGTTGAAGAAGGACGACAATATTTCAGTCAAATGGAAAATGGTTTCGGAATAAAACCATCTATTGAGCATTATGGATGCATGGTAGACCTCCTTGGCCGTGCCGGGCTACTGGCAGAAGCAGAAGAACTAATCCTTTCAATGCCAAAACAGCCTAATTCGATCATCTGGGGTTCATTGCTAAGTGCTTGTAGAACTCACAATGACCTCAAGAGAGGGACTTGGGCCTTCGAGAACTTGATGGAGCTTGAGCCGACATCAGGGGACCGGTACAAGTTAGCAGGGCTCATGTTTGCTAATGCAGGCGAGAAGGACGAAGCTGCTAGGATAAAGAAGATGATCcatgaaaaagaaatggagaCAACTTGTGGTTCTAGTTTCATTGAGGTGGAAGGCGCGGTCCATGAGTTCACAGTGGGGTATACAGTTCATAATAAAGCAAGAGATATATGA
- the LOC118037686 gene encoding actin-related protein 8 isoform X2 → MRIYRQRVQVPGAVIVDGGSGYYKFGWSKYACPSGRSATFSEFVNIEFPSYFRFRNFFATIYTRMQVKASAQPIVLSLPLRNYDDTESARVSRRQLKEAIYTALFDMDVPAVCAVNQATLALYAAQRTSGIVVNIGFQVTSVVPILHGKVMRTVGVEVVDVGGLKLTEFLREQMQRNNINFRSLYTARTLKEKLCYIAADYEVELSKDTPASLEVPGEGWFTLSKERFTTGEVLFQPHIAGVNTKGLHEAVALCMDHCHAIGFTGDDTWFKTVVLSGGTALLPGLAGRLEKELYGLLPSSISKGIKVISPAYGADTAWFGAKLISNLSTFPESWCVTNKQFRRKPRLNLVW, encoded by the exons ATGCGTATATACAGGCAAAGGGTGCAAGTTCCTGGTGCTGTTATTGTTGATG GTGGTTCTGGCTATTACAAGTTTGGCTGGAGCAAATATGCCTGTCCGTCTGGTCGGTCGGCAACTTTTTCG GAATTTGTCAATATCGAATTTCCATCGTACTTCAGGTTTCGAAACTTTTTTGCTACTATTTATACCAG GATGCAGGTAAAAGCATCTGCACAGCCAATTGTCCTCTCCCTTCCACTTCGCAATTATGATG ATACTGAATCTGCAAGAGTATCTAGAAGGCAGCTAAAAGAAGCAATCTACACAGCTCTGTTTGACATGGATGTTCCAGCTGTTTGTGCTGTTAATCAG GCAACTTTAGCACTGTATGCAGCACAGCGAACTTCAGGAATTGTTGTCAATATTGGTTTTCAAGTCACGTCTGTGGTTCCAA TTTTACATGGCAAAGTAATGCGCACAGTGGGTGTGGAAGTCGTGGATGTTGGAGGATTAAAATTAACAGAATTTCTTAGAGAACAGATGCAGCGGAACAATATTAATTTCCGATCACTGTACACTGCTCGCACATTGAAAGAG AAGCTATGTTATATCGCTGCTGATTATGAAGTTGAGCTATCTAAAGATACACCAGCATCATTGGAAGTCCCTGGAGAAGGATGGTTCACTCTTTCCAAAGAGCGCTTTACAACAGGGGAGGTCTTATTTCAGCCACACATTGCTGGAGT GAACACAAAGGGTTTGCATGAGGCAGTAGCTCTTTGCATGGATCACTGTCATGCTATAGGATTCACTGGAGATGATACCTGGTTCAAGACTGTAGTTTTGTCAGGGGGCACTGCGTTACTGCCTGGACTTGCAG GAAGGTTAGAGAAGGAATTATATGGGCTTCTTCCTTCATCCATTTCAAAAGGAATTAAAGTTATTTCTCCTGCTTATGGCGCAGACACTGCGTGGTTCGGTGCAAAGCTTATCAGCAAT TTGAGCACCTTCCCTGAGTCCTGGTGTGTGACAAACAAGCAATTTCGACGCAAGCCCAGATTAAACCTCGTTTGGTAA